ATTGTACAACTAACTCAGTAACCAACATAGAGTTTGTTAGTTAGTAGTTACACGAGAGGATAGTTAGTTTTAGTAATATAAATAGGGGATGGTAGTGCTTAGGAGGGGTATCCAGATAGTAATTGGgcagtagagagagagagagtggagcCTCTCTAGTCTCGACAACCTTTTGTGTCTCTATTTTCCTAAGTTCTGTCTACATTGGGCAGGTTAGGAAATTAGGGTTCTTCATTAATAATACATTCAATTTCTTTAGTTCTTTCATTTTCTGGGTACCAATCCTATCAATTGGAATAAGAGCCTTCCACTATCTCATTCAGCTACAAGTGAGCAGTGTACATTGCAGTGTTTGTCCGAGACTAGTCAAAGGACTAGTGCACAGCTAGTCTGCAAGGTCAGTGGGGCTGCGAAGTGTGGTGTGGTTGTTAGGCTCCAAATgtaaggtatgggacttgagtcccacattggaagtatgagatTCTAGTGAGGCTTATAAGGCTTTGAGCTCGCCAACTACAATGGCTAACTTTGATGGTATGGTTCTCCTGAGGTTCTTATCACATTGAGGTAAAATAATAGCAACATAGGGGGAAAAGTTCAGTGGAGAAGCAAATGAATATTCATGATCACCAAAAATGAAAATTCAAGTAGAGAAGATTTCTGTATCTTAAGTTTGTATTGTGATTAGCTGAGAGATGGATAATAAGATCCATCTTGCAATACAACTGCACCCAGACTACTCTAGAAAAATTTGTCATTAACTATCTAATCCCAAAcgcttaaaagttaaaacacaaAGAATCCTTTTGGTTAGAAAGGTGAATAATGCATGGACTTATCTTAACCATGTACTAAGAAGTCACTCATAGAAAGAGAATAGCTAAGGTCGAACTTATGACCACTACTGGTAATAGAAGCTTTAATGTTATGTCATGAAACAATTATTCCCAAGGCTTAAGTGAAAGCATGTAAATGTTTTATATCACAATTCCACCTTGAAAATTTGTTGTATGAAAACAAAGGAACAAGAAGTTTCTTTCTAATAACCGAACTTtaagaataaaatattaaaagcaACCAATCTACCTTGATGGCATGGTAAGGAGTACTTCTTTTACATTTACAGCAGCAACCAATGTTAAATGCACCAGAATATGTCTTCACAATGCCATGTATTTGAACAGCTACATTTGTGTCAACCACACCTTGTGCTAGTTTCTGTTTCACAGCATTTTCTTCTTCAAGGACATCGTCATCATCTGGTGTACTATGCTCTGCATGTGGGACTGAAACGAAGCAACTACAAACCCCACCCTCTACAAAAGGAATACAAGGAAACAGGGAAGAATATTTAAGATACAAAGAGCAGGAAGGAAGAAATAACAGACACGAAAATTAATCACCTTTCACTTTCTGTCCTCCTTTTCCTGTCCAATAACTGGGATTTAGAAAGTATAACACGGACTTCCTCACACCCGATGAATCTGGGATAATATTGTCAAAGTAGATGGCCAGAATAAACCATATAAAGAACGTAGCCAGAAGCCAACTATAAATATCATTCTGTCAATGAAAAAAGAAATACTAAGTAACTATCGAAGTGGCAAGTGAAACTACTAAGTCTAAAGGGATTGTAggaatgaaagaaaatatagaAGAACTATGGAACAGAAAGTAAAACGGGAAAGCAAGTCCAAGGCTTCTTGGGTCTTGGGATTTAGAGGTCAAACTCAAATCAGTGCATACAATTGTTATCACACATTCTTCATCGTTGGGAGCACATTCTCCTCGCCTACTCCAGCTAACACCATCATCTTCAGCAGTTGCAACTGCCTCTGAAAGCAGAGTCAGAGCTTGAGCAAAAGGATTAGGCGGAAACAATGACCAGATGCTACGGAAAGTGCTAGAGATGCTATCTGTGTAAGGAAATCCTGCTTGTACCACGAGCTGCAATCAGAAAGATAATAGACAAAAAAAGGAACATGAGCATTCCATCTTCTGCATACTCAATATAAACCTTGCCAAGAAAATGAGCAAAGGAATCATGCCTGAGTCACAAAGCCCACAATAAATATGGAGAAGCCCACAGTTGTCGCCGATGATGATTTACTAATGAAAGCAGATAACATGAAGGCCAAGCCAGTCTAAACCAAAAGAAATTATTACacattagaaaaagaaaaaaaaatataatcccAGTGATGAATAAGCAGAAGGTGTAAATGGTAAAGCTAGAACAGTTCCAGCAAGATTCTCACCATGTTGAGTTCAAACAGGAAGAACAAAACAAATACAACCGCAAAACTGTTCTTCAAGAAAAAATCAAACTGAAACATCATCCCAAACAAAACTATGAGAAGGGATGATAAGATGGTAACAACAGCCTCCCAGGTGAGCCAGGATAACCAGTAGGCAGAGTCGTAAAGGCCCATCACGTTCATTGCCTGTACCAAACAATAACAGCAAATAATATAATTGGTaaaaatcaaaaacaaaaagatgGTTATTTCAGCTACCCTTATACTGAGATGGTAAACAACATAATGGagtgaaatgaaatgaaatagaaTCGTAACACATATCATCGTCGGCAATATAAATTATGCTCAAGAACTGAATTTATCCCATCTCATTGACTCATTCCATCCAAAGAATGAGACATAACAAGTCCTTTTCTTCACTCCATCATCAAAACACCAAAACACATCAATACCTGGCGAAGCTTAAGCTCTTTCTCCCCAACCAAAGCGCTCATCTGAAGAACGAAATTAAACATGGCAATCGCGAGAAAAAATGCAGGTCCTATCGTCCCCACAGCAGAAAAAGGACTCTGAGCCGGGTGCGCGAATTCCTTCAAAAACACATTCCAGCTGAAATTCGGGTCTGAAAATAAAAGATTTCATCAACTCACCAATCATACCAAACAACAATAATCAAATTCTGAATCAATCATCCTTCAAAAACTAACAGAATTCCCATACCTCCAATCAGGTATCTGGCAATTTCACGCTCCGCCGCGAGCTGAAGAGGGAGCTGAAACGAAGCAGTAGGGTCCTCATACTTCCCTCTCTTCTGCACAGCGGTTGAATTCGTCTGCAACCCATAACTGAACACAGTGCTGTTCTTCTCAGCAAAATGAAGCGCACCAGGACAATGCATAGGGTTACTCAACAGCCACGAATCCACCTCCATTTTATCACTGAAACTCTTCACCTTCGACGCCGGAATCGGCCTCCCAGGGTTATTGCTCATGATGCGGCGAACGATGGTGCTAAACTTGGGGTTCGAGTCGCCGCTCCAAACGAAGTCGTAGCAGGGAAGCTTGATGAAGAATTTCTCCTCGCATGGAGGAATCGGAGGAGACGGTTGCGACGGAGGATCCTTCACGCTCTTGTATTGGGATGAGGTTGAGGTTTGCGCTTCGATTGCTTTGTCCACCGCGaatatgaggaagatgaagatgagtgGTGAGAGTACCTGCAGCAGCGTCGCTCTCTTGCTCCGCCATGAGAGCAGCGCGTTTTTTCTTAACAGCGCCGTGTATTGTTGTAACACCAGGGGGAAACCGCTGcgggtggcggcgacggtggtggtgctcattttgttgttttgttagAGAAAACGATTTGAAAGTGATATATATAGAATAGAATCATGAGTTGAAATTGCGATTAAGTTTGTGATTGTATACTAGAGGCACAGTTATGAGTTTTCCATTGGAGGAAAACTGGAAAGTCTTTGATGGTGAAGTCACGACTGTGATTTGAAAACCATGTAGGATATAGTAGTAAACAGTGTGTGAGAATTTGGGTATTTTTTTATTGCGAAAGGGTGGGAAAGAAACTACGGAAGCAACGTGGAAAATCGTGATCGGCGACTTTTCGTTTTGCGTGTCATTTTCAGATTAGAGGAATGGACTGAGCTAAGTTTGCGAGTCCGTCCGGCCATTATTGTCTTGTAAGAAACAAGTTTGTTTTACATGATTAATTAATCATAAGAAGAAGACAAAAAGTACGAAATAGAATGCATGAGATATgataaatagaaaataatgaaataaatgGAAATTAAAATGAGTAAAATTGAAATGGTTATAAAATGGAGTGTGAATATATTAAGGCAAGTTCGTTTTACAAATTAGTCACGTGGGTTGTTTCTTCCGTGGAGACGGTtggctaaagaaaaaaaaaatagtaaggtGTGTTTAATAATACTTCATCACTCGATTTTTCACCCCTTTGAATGTACTTCATACATTCCTGATTCTAAGATTTCATTGAGACAACATTTTTACTAACAAATCGTTCAAACTCAACACGTCccatttctcttttatttataaaCGGTTCTGCAAAACCCTAGATATAGATTCCTTAGGTTGTTTCGAGAATAGAATGTGTTCAAAAAAGTTTATACAATCTTCTATGTCTatcattaattaatgtattgagtagtgtgaaaaataattaattacaagtggtaatcataattttaaaattataaaagtttAATAAATGTAAGGTTAAATTTTGAAAccaataataattttttctaaAGTATAGTAAGAATCTTATATAAAGGGACATCGAATTTTCTCTAATGTGTCTTACAATTAGAAACGAAGGAAGtagtaaaaaatgaaaatgctCTTATTTATGTTCACTTTAGGATTCTTAAAAGCTGGAATGTGATGGTTGGCCCGCGCTAAATGTTGACGGGTCTTCCTTGGACAACCCGAGGCGGTCCAGGGCTGGGAGTGTTGTTCGCAACGCAGCTGGGGTATGGCGTTTTGGCTTCTCAGCTTTCGTTTGAATCTCAAAAATCCTAAAGGCTGAGCTTCTTGCAATTTTGTCTGGGTTGAGGCTTTGTTGGGAGTTGGGATGTCGGAGGATTGTTGTTCTCTCAGATTTGCAGCATGCCCTCTCCCTTGTGCAAAAAAGGTGTGGTCGCTCCCATGTGTATGTTGTCAGGTTTGAGCACATTCTTCGCGAGGGTAATGATGTTGCTGACTTGTTAGCGAAAGATGGTGCTTATGGGGATCGACGTTTGCAGTGTCTTGAGGCTCCTCCTTTGGCCGCCCTTCCTCTGTTGGCGGATGACTACCGCAACATCTCTTTCTTGAGGCTCTAGTGTTGAAGtcgtttttgtttttctttttagcagctttgtacaaaaaaaaaagctggAATGTAGGGTATCATAAGAGTATTGGGCTAACTGATTTACTAATTCTATAAATACCCACGGTCATCTCCAGCTCTCTGCACCTGTCAAATGGTTAACTAAGGATGGATGTCGAGGTTCAAAATGTTCAATATACCTCTTTTGTGTATTTTAACTTACAATTTCTTAAGTTTTTCTTgcaatcataatttttttttgatacaaaagcaaagaaaaaaaaaagagaaaggacGTTAGACCTTCATTAACGAAGTCCTCATGAGGACAACCCTCAACAAATCAgctttgtacaaaaaaaaaaagctggaATGTAGGGTATCATAAGAGTATTGGGCTGACTGATTTACTAATTCTATAGATGCCCACGGTCATCTCCAGCTCTTAGCACCTGTCAAATGGTTAACTAAGGATGGATGTCGAGGTTCAAAATGTTCAATATACCTCTTTTGTGTATTTTAACTTACAATTTCTTAAGTTTTACTTgcaatcataatttttttttgatacaaaagcaaagaaaaaaaaaagagaaaggagGTTAGACCCTCATGAACGAAATGCTCATGAGGACAACCCTCAACAAATCAGCTACACCATCCACAGGCTTATTCCAAACCAAGCTAGCTAACCTTTTTGtgtgttttaacttttttttcaaaatgtATATTTAGTCATTCAATTGTTGTTGAATGTTAATACCACTTGGTCTGTTTTATCAATTGAAATTTATGACGTAATAATatacttatttaattaaattacgGGACTACAAATGCTTTATTAATCAATTATGATTCTTGGCTGTtggtataaaaaaaatcaattatgattatTAATCATTATTAATTGGTCATTAGCACCATTTTTCACCATACCAATTCTGAATCGGATACCCTATAATAATATTCCATTTTTGATTGCCCATTAACACTATCATTTTATGGTACATAATCAAGAGTTTTTTTTCTGCAACGGAAAACTGCATAATCAAGAGTTTGATTCtacatttattattaattactcATGAACACTATTATTTTCCAACCATCATTTTTATTATGGTACATGATTAATGAATTAACTAGTGTGATAACCCGTGTGTtgcacggaattttattttgaaattttttaataaataaattagttttcaaatatatatatatatatatatatatctgtgtaatttttaaattataaataagtcaatcgtgtaataatatatgaagagaaaaatgaaataaataaatgaaattgtgttgtcTATATCAAACATTtcaaaaacttccttaaacaccACATTCATCGTACTGGTATGTTGTTTGCCCGACTCATCCaatatacaaagtttaagaccatTTCTTGAACGTACTCTagagagagctacatataactgaccatgagtgaagatGGACATCGGAAGGAAGAGCCCAACCTGAGATAGTATTTGTCTTTGACTTTTTTTATGGTCATCGCAAAGCATACTGCAATTGGAAActctcttcttctgaagttaattggaaatttggaatcatAAGGAATCAAGTCCGTTCTTGAAATGTGCACTTTGACATTAACATTTGTTCTTGTGGTAACAGTTGCACCGATAACACGTTCACCAAGTTCCACAATTAActtggttccattgcataaacttgttgtttggtctatatttctcaaaagcatgattgaagtatcaactttcaataatagtttgtggttagggattcctgaacttttagtgtcgttaaaaaattatatggtaaaccactcacctcggATTTCATAATCCTCATCTGATCGCAAGGCAGAGTCagagctcagatattcatgtttTGGTGCAGCTATCATGCCAAGCatgtgtttatcatttcaaccgCCTCCAATGTAGGGTTCATCTTGAAAGAATTGCAGGTCTCTCATTTTGTGCGGAAAGTCAGaatatgtatatttaatcaattccattaattGGCCATGACTAATTGGGAGGAGCAGATCTTGCGGGATTTGAACATCATGCTCTCctgcaaactctttgatttcttttgcttcatcagGCGTCTCAGCTGCGGTTAGCCGCATgttcttagacaatttcataactttgcaTTGCTTCCACATTGATAAAGAGGTTATAGTAGCTTTCACAACTTCATGTCTGCTTCCACAAAAGATTAGTTCTAaacttataaatatttaaggaGAAATTGTATTGTGATGTTTATCATTGTTACATTAATCTCCCCTATATTTTGCAAAATTCATTGACATCTCCCCTTCATGTCTCATTTAGAGTAATAGAGTAGTGTTAAGTGTTATAATGATAAATCTTAGTGGAGGTCAACACAATAATGCTAAACCTCAAGGAAGATGGTGCAATGTATCCAATAAAATGAGGGAGATTAGTGTCTTGTTAAAAATAGAAGGGAGATAAATGCAACAACAATAAATGTCATTGAAGACTAAAGCACTTTACCCAATATTTAATGTATTGAAAGGTCACC
This is a stretch of genomic DNA from Lotus japonicus ecotype B-129 chromosome 1, LjGifu_v1.2. It encodes these proteins:
- the LOC130738999 gene encoding ABC transporter A family member 2-like translates to MSTTTVAATRSGFPLVLQQYTALLRKNALLSWRSKRATLLQVLSPLIFIFLIFAVDKAIEAQTSTSSQYKSVKDPPSQPSPPIPPCEEKFFIKLPCYDFVWSGDSNPKFSTIVRRIMSNNPGRPIPASKVKSFSDKMEVDSWLLSNPMHCPGALHFAEKNSTVFSYGLQTNSTAVQKRGKYEDPTASFQLPLQLAAEREIARYLIGDPNFSWNVFLKEFAHPAQSPFSAVGTIGPAFFLAIAMFNFVLQMSALVGEKELKLRQAMNVMGLYDSAYWLSWLTWEAVVTILSSLLIVLFGMMFQFDFFLKNSFAVVFVLFFLFELNMTGLAFMLSAFISKSSSATTVGFSIFIVGFVTQLVVQAGFPYTDSISSTFRSIWSLFPPNPFAQALTLLSEAVATAEDDGVSWSRRGECAPNDEECVITINDIYSWLLATFFIWFILAIYFDNIIPDSSGVRKSVLYFLNPSYWTGKGGQKVKEGGVCSCFVSVPHAEHSTPDDDDVLEEENAVKQKLAQGVVDTNVAVQIHGIVKTYSGAFNIGCCCKCKRSTPYHAIKGLWVNFAKDQLFCLLGPNGAGKTTAINCLTGIIPVTDGDALIYGHSIRSSIGMSNIRKLIGVCPQFDILWDALSGQEHLQLFASMKGLPPTSIKSITHTSLAEVRLTDAAKVRAGSYSGGMKRRLSVAIALIGDPKLVILDEPTTGMDPITRRHVWDIIENAKRGRAIVLTTHSMEEADILSDRIGIMAKGRLRCIGTSIRLKSRFGTGFIANISFNGNNIENNPANGDAISPEHREAVKQFFKNHLDVVPKEENNNFLTFVIPHDREARLTNFFSELQDREEEFGISDIQLGLTTLEEVFLNIAKQAELESAAAEGSLVTLTLTSGESVQIPVGARFVGIPGTESAENPTGCMVEVYWEQDDTGALCISGHSQKVPIPQSVELSTTPTTRPHRNLGRSESVHGVVIDPSQVSSVNFQ